From Portunus trituberculatus isolate SZX2019 chromosome 37, ASM1759143v1, whole genome shotgun sequence, one genomic window encodes:
- the LOC123514362 gene encoding glutamate receptor ionotropic, delta-2-like, which translates to MEGAMSDLDVEGALHMRVAAEQWVPWLRITKNQDTGILTYSGIMHNILLALSSTMNFTYELRRPPDGLWGVGYPNGTWVGQLGMVKRGEVDFALGPFAFNWERYHYACEFTQPIFIDYESVFMRRPRIETDLFAFVRPFTWEVWLCLLGALVLIWLALVLLLQLAPSAQGEQPEKRNTQRSHLVWVVRTLASQSNPWMPLSGSRRVVTAAWLLACLIFLSSFSSTLTAMLTVPLVRLPIDSMKDLVGQTTIPWAIESGGFLYQILYTATDGLYKMIWDGHSARITDCYTFRRDIGDGKYAAICDKMTMKKVMSEDYSVRGECNYYMAREDFKAMPLALAFQHHHPLYSQVNQRILELVNKGLVDRWIEEQLPNGTACLSPPGSDLVGAKRSLSLKDYYGLFSMFGICVLAWSLVLCVEVVLAAISPRCNKDSHSHFPARITKKNSSSGSVSK; encoded by the exons ATGGAGGGTGCTATGAGTGACTTGGACGTGGAGGGCGCTTTACACATGCGGGTGGCGGCCGAGCAGTGGGTCCCTTGGCTGAGGATCACGAAGAACCAGGACACCGGCATCCTCACCTACTCAGGCATCATGCACAACATCCTACTCGCTCTCTCCAGCACCATGAATTTCAC GTACGAGCTGAGGCGACCCCCGGATGGCCTGTGGGGCGTGGGCTACCCGAACGGCACGTGGGTCGGTCAGCTGGGCATGGTGAAGCGTGg AGAGGTGGATTTCGCGCTGGGTCCCTTCGCCTTCAACTGGGAGCGTTACCACTACGCATGTGAGTTCACGCAGCCCATCTTCATCGACTACGAGAGCGTCTTCATGCGCCGCCCGAGGATTGAGACTGACCTGTTTGCCTTCGTGCGACCCTTCACGTGGGAG GTGTGGCTGTGTCTGCTGGGTGCGCTTGTCCTCATTTGGTTGGCACTGGTCCTGCTCCTCCAGCTGGCCCCCAGTGCGCAAGGGGAACAACCGGAGAAAAGGAACACCCAGAGATCGCATTTGGTCTGGGTAGTGAGGACGCTCGCCAGCCAGA GCAACCCGTGGATGCCGCTGAGTGGAAGTCGGCGCGTGGTGACGGCAGCCTGGCTGCTTGCctgcctcatcttcctctcctctttctccagcaCCCTCACCGCTATGCTCACCGTGCCCCTG GTGCGGTTGCCCATTGACAGCATGAAGGACCTCGTGGGCCAGACTACCATCCCTTGGGCCATAGAATCTGGCGGATTCCTCTACCAGATTCTTTAT ACGGCCACTGACGGTCTGTACAAGATGATCTGGGACGGACACTCGGCCAGGATCACAGACTGCTATACCTTCAGGCGTGACATTGGCGACGGCAAGTACGCGGCAATCTGCGACAAGATGACCATGAAGAAG GTGATGTCCGAAGACTACAGCGTCAGAGGGGAATGTAATTACTACATGGCGCGTGAGGACTTCAAGGCCATGCCTCTGGCCCTCGCctttcagcaccaccacccGCTCTACTCTCAGGTCAATCAGCG TATCTTGGAGCTGGTCAACAAGGGTCTGGTGGATCGCTGGATAGAGGAGCAGCTGCCCAACGGCACGGCCTGCCTCAGTCCCCCGGGGTCTGATCTGGTGGGAGCCAAGagatctctctccctcaaagACTATTACGGCCTCTTCTCCATGTTTGGCATCT GTGTATTGGCGTGGTCTCTGGTGctgtgtgtggaggtggtgctAGCTGCCATCTCCCCAAGGTGCAACAAGGACAGCCACTCCCATTTCCCTGCAAGGATCACGAAGAAAAACAGCTCTAGCGGTTCTGTCTCTAAGTAA